One part of the Neisseria zalophi genome encodes these proteins:
- the trmL gene encoding tRNA (uridine(34)/cytosine(34)/5-carboxymethylaminomethyluridine(34)-2'-O)-methyltransferase TrmL, with translation MFTVVLYQPEIPPNTGNIIRLCANTGAELHLVKPLGFPLDSSKMKRAGLDYHEFAKLVVHENFDDCLAVLKGRRIFALTTKGHARPDKTAFQEGDVFLFGPETRGLPQQILEMLPAEQKLRLPMMPDSRSMNLSNTVAVMLFEAWRQNDYRGGV, from the coding sequence ATGTTTACTGTTGTTTTATATCAACCTGAAATCCCGCCGAATACGGGTAATATCATCCGCTTATGCGCCAATACCGGTGCGGAATTGCACTTGGTCAAACCATTAGGCTTTCCCCTAGACTCAAGTAAAATGAAACGGGCAGGATTGGATTACCATGAGTTTGCTAAATTGGTGGTTCATGAGAATTTTGATGACTGTTTGGCAGTATTAAAGGGACGGCGTATTTTCGCCTTGACAACCAAAGGCCATGCCCGCCCAGATAAAACGGCTTTTCAGGAAGGTGATGTATTTTTATTCGGCCCTGAAACAAGGGGCTTGCCGCAGCAGATTCTTGAAATGCTGCCGGCAGAGCAAAAACTACGTTTGCCGATGATGCCGGATAGCAGAAGCATGAATTTATCAAATACGGTTGCTGTGATGCTTTTTGAAGCTTGGCGGCAAAATGATTATAGGGGCGGTGTATAG
- a CDS encoding MlaA family lipoprotein has protein sequence MLSLAITQPASAENNPADPYEPYNRTMFKINEKADKYIFSPVARGYRKVTPKPVRTGVSNFFNNLRDVVSMGSNLLRLDIKRASEDLVRVGVNTTFGLGGLIDVAGAGGVPNNKNTLGDTFASWGWKNSNYFVYPLAGPSTVRDGIGNTITYVYPVKNAVFETSAGRVGTATLNAVSVREQYLDLTDSLDDAAIDKYTYTRDIFMRVRARQTGAKLPESIEDDIDIDDLVDEPSSPVESSTVEQEVSVDTYKPVSDMAPQSSLTIPEEAQPQALGIWVPDEL, from the coding sequence ATGCTGAGCTTAGCCATAACACAGCCTGCTTCAGCCGAAAATAACCCCGCCGATCCCTACGAACCCTATAACCGCACCATGTTTAAAATAAACGAGAAAGCGGATAAATATATATTCAGCCCGGTAGCACGCGGCTACCGCAAGGTTACCCCCAAACCGGTTCGTACCGGTGTCAGCAATTTTTTCAACAACCTACGCGATGTCGTCAGTATGGGCAGCAACCTGCTCCGGCTGGATATCAAACGCGCCAGTGAAGATCTCGTCCGCGTCGGCGTTAACACCACTTTCGGCTTAGGCGGCCTGATTGACGTTGCCGGTGCCGGAGGAGTGCCCAACAATAAAAATACATTGGGTGACACCTTTGCATCATGGGGCTGGAAAAACAGCAATTACTTTGTTTATCCCCTAGCCGGCCCTTCTACCGTGCGTGACGGTATCGGCAATACCATTACTTATGTTTACCCGGTTAAAAATGCCGTTTTTGAAACCAGTGCAGGCCGTGTCGGTACAGCGACCTTAAACGCAGTCAGCGTACGTGAACAATATTTAGATTTAACCGACAGTTTAGACGATGCAGCCATTGATAAATATACTTATACCCGTGATATTTTTATGAGAGTGAGAGCACGGCAAACAGGCGCAAAATTGCCTGAAAGTATAGAAGACGATATTGATATTGATGATTTGGTTGACGAGCCCTCCTCCCCGGTTGAGTCTTCAACGGTTGAACAAGAAGTATCTGTCGACACCTATAAACCTGTATCAGACATGGCACCACAAAGCAGCCTAACCATACCCGAAGAAGCACAACCGCAGGCTTTAGGGATTTGGGTGCCTGATGAGCTTTAA
- a CDS encoding STAS domain-containing protein: MKSEVRNGILHISGDVTVKTVTSAAYTQFEQQCRLKEIEAIDLSGVSRADSACISLLLTALRLKPDSISLRGIPDSVNALSELYEIKEWVTP, from the coding sequence ATGAAATCTGAAGTACGCAACGGTATTTTGCATATTAGCGGCGATGTTACCGTAAAAACGGTAACATCAGCTGCTTACACGCAATTCGAACAGCAATGCCGTCTGAAAGAAATCGAAGCTATTGATCTATCCGGAGTTTCCCGCGCAGATTCAGCCTGTATTTCTTTATTACTCACCGCATTGCGTCTAAAACCCGATTCAATATCTTTGCGTGGCATCCCTGATTCCGTGAATGCTTTATCCGAGTTATATGAAATAAAAGAATGGGTAACCCCATGA
- the mlaE gene encoding lipid asymmetry maintenance ABC transporter permease subunit MlaE: MNFIQTIGYNTLQFIRALGSVCLFFIQILSKSGTALIRFKLSVRQVYFAGVLSVLIIAVSGLFVGMVLGLQGYTQLSKFKSADILGYMVAASLLRELGPVLAAILFASSAGGAMTSEIGLMKTTEQLEAMNVMAVNPVARVVVPRFWAGVFSMPLLASIFNVAGIYGAYLIGVQYLGLDSGIFWSQMQSNISFGYDVLNGLIKSTVFGLAVTLIAVHQGFHSVPTSEGILRASTRTVVSSALTVLAIDFILTALMFTE, encoded by the coding sequence ATGAATTTTATCCAAACCATTGGGTATAACACCCTACAATTTATCCGTGCATTGGGCAGCGTTTGTTTGTTTTTTATACAAATTCTGTCTAAATCGGGAACTGCCCTAATCCGCTTTAAATTAAGTGTCCGCCAAGTTTATTTTGCCGGCGTTTTATCAGTATTGATTATTGCTGTTTCCGGTTTGTTCGTTGGTATGGTGTTAGGATTACAAGGATATACGCAACTTTCCAAATTCAAATCTGCCGATATTCTCGGTTATATGGTTGCCGCCAGCCTATTGCGCGAACTCGGCCCAGTATTGGCAGCTATTTTATTTGCCAGCAGCGCCGGCGGTGCCATGACCAGTGAAATAGGCCTGATGAAAACAACCGAACAACTTGAAGCCATGAATGTGATGGCTGTGAATCCCGTTGCCCGTGTTGTGGTACCGCGGTTTTGGGCAGGTGTTTTCTCTATGCCGTTGTTGGCTTCGATTTTTAATGTTGCCGGTATTTACGGTGCTTATTTAATCGGTGTTCAATATTTGGGTTTGGACAGCGGTATTTTTTGGTCGCAAATGCAAAGTAATATTTCATTTGGCTATGATGTATTGAACGGTTTGATCAAATCAACCGTTTTCGGTTTGGCCGTAACACTGATTGCCGTTCATCAAGGTTTTCACAGTGTTCCCACTTCCGAAGGAATCCTGCGCGCCAGCACACGTACGGTTGTTTCTTCCGCACTGACTGTTTTGGCTATTGATTTTATCTTAACCGCATTAATGTTTACCGAGTGA
- the mlaD gene encoding outer membrane lipid asymmetry maintenance protein MlaD, with translation MKKSVLEFWVGLFVLLGIFAIGFLAFRVAGGVSVGGGSGKTYTVYADFTDIGGLKTNAPVKAAGVLVGRVGSISLDPQTYQAKVSLNLNSQYQFSSDVSAQILTSGLLGEQYIGLMQGGDMENLEAGDTITLTASALVLENLIGKFMTNFTEQNANGSSTEEPVQAPSE, from the coding sequence ATGAAAAAAAGTGTTTTAGAATTTTGGGTCGGCTTATTTGTTTTATTGGGTATTTTTGCCATAGGCTTCCTTGCATTCCGCGTTGCCGGCGGCGTATCAGTTGGTGGCGGCTCAGGAAAAACATATACCGTATATGCCGATTTTACCGATATCGGCGGTTTAAAAACCAATGCCCCTGTTAAGGCTGCCGGTGTATTGGTTGGTCGGGTAGGCAGCATCAGTCTCGACCCACAAACTTATCAAGCAAAAGTCAGTCTAAATTTAAACAGCCAATACCAATTCAGCAGCGATGTATCCGCACAAATCCTCACTTCGGGTTTACTCGGAGAGCAATATATCGGCTTAATGCAAGGTGGCGACATGGAAAACCTTGAAGCAGGCGACACAATTACCCTCACTGCTTCTGCCTTAGTATTGGAAAACCTGATCGGTAAATTTATGACCAACTTTACCGAGCAAAACGCAAACGGTTCGAGCACGGAAGAGCCCGTACAAGCGCCGTCTGAATAA
- a CDS encoding MlaC/ttg2D family ABC transporter substrate-binding protein, whose product MKKSAFISALSIGLLSISLAAAAPADAVNQIRTNATQVLNILKDANGSNDAAVRRKAENYAIPYFDFQRMTALAVGNPWRQATPAQKQALTKEFQTLLIRTYSGTMLKFKNAKVTVSNTPIVNRGGKEVIVHADVTPENGETVKMDFTTYQSGNRYRAYNVAVEGASLVTVYRNQFGETIKAKGIDGLISELKSKNGSK is encoded by the coding sequence ATGAAAAAATCAGCTTTTATCAGTGCCCTGAGTATTGGCCTTTTAAGTATCAGCCTTGCCGCTGCCGCACCTGCCGATGCTGTTAATCAAATCCGCACCAATGCCACTCAGGTATTAAATATCTTGAAGGATGCCAATGGCAGCAATGATGCCGCTGTCCGCCGCAAAGCCGAAAATTATGCCATCCCCTATTTCGACTTCCAACGCATGACGGCTTTAGCCGTAGGCAATCCCTGGCGCCAAGCCACTCCGGCTCAAAAACAGGCATTAACCAAAGAATTTCAAACCCTGCTGATCCGTACTTATTCGGGCACTATGTTGAAATTCAAAAATGCCAAAGTAACCGTTAGCAATACACCGATTGTGAACCGTGGAGGTAAAGAAGTTATCGTTCATGCAGATGTAACGCCCGAAAATGGTGAAACTGTCAAAATGGACTTCACCACTTATCAAAGCGGCAACAGATACCGTGCCTACAATGTAGCCGTTGAAGGCGCCAGCTTGGTAACCGTATACCGCAATCAATTCGGCGAAACCATTAAAGCCAAAGGCATTGATGGTCTAATTAGCGAACTGAAATCTAAAAATGGCAGCAAATAA
- a CDS encoding ATP-dependent nuclease, giving the protein MQQYITKLKLTNFKKFKHLEVQFQDGINTIIGDNESGKSTILQAIELVSKASRNRVEIIGFESLINKEACQEFIQLEIKSFNDLPRVHVELFLSEDIKSELSGKYNTDEIETVGLHMEILPNESLTREIKQVIEQNPDSFPFEFYVVKFFTFSGESYTGYSRYLSTLIIDNSNINGEYANKEYTKTVYKSAVSDVQNVWLKNQYRQHKEDFTSNNLNTINSRLQGEFTFAIRSNSKSNLETDIGLIQDNIPIEEKGKGLQCFVKTEFVLSQNIERKIDVLLLEEPENHLSHTNMKRLISRISKSAQSQIIITTHSSLISSRLDLRKAKLLNSISENIGTLSNISEDTAKFFIKAPDSNILEFILSSKVILVEGDAEYMLFETIYKSMGRSIENDSLHIISVDGLSFKRYLELARILQIKVAVIRDNDGNWQKNCIDNYREYNDIDNIKIFYDGDEINRTTFEKCIYQDNKELCDDIFKNLRSNTPEEFMLANKAESAFRIADKCDEENITLNVPQYIQEAIKWINE; this is encoded by the coding sequence ATGCAGCAATATATAACTAAATTAAAATTAACTAATTTCAAAAAGTTTAAACATCTAGAAGTGCAGTTTCAAGATGGTATTAATACTATTATTGGAGATAACGAATCAGGGAAAAGTACGATTTTACAAGCAATCGAATTAGTATCTAAAGCTAGCCGGAATAGAGTTGAAATAATAGGTTTTGAGTCATTAATTAATAAGGAAGCTTGTCAGGAATTCATTCAATTAGAAATTAAATCATTTAATGATTTACCTAGAGTTCATGTCGAGTTGTTTTTAAGTGAGGATATAAAAAGCGAGCTTTCAGGGAAATATAATACTGATGAAATTGAAACGGTGGGATTACATATGGAAATACTGCCTAATGAGAGTTTAACTAGAGAGATAAAACAAGTTATTGAGCAAAATCCTGATAGTTTCCCTTTCGAATTCTATGTGGTTAAATTTTTTACATTTAGCGGGGAGTCTTATACGGGGTATAGTAGATATTTATCAACTTTAATAATTGATAACTCAAATATTAATGGTGAATATGCGAATAAAGAATATACGAAAACAGTATACAAATCAGCCGTTAGTGATGTGCAAAATGTTTGGTTAAAAAACCAATATAGACAACACAAAGAAGATTTCACATCGAACAATTTAAATACCATTAATTCAAGATTACAAGGAGAGTTTACTTTTGCTATACGCTCTAATTCTAAATCCAACTTGGAAACTGATATAGGACTTATACAAGATAATATACCTATTGAGGAAAAGGGTAAGGGGCTACAATGCTTTGTTAAAACAGAATTTGTATTGTCTCAAAATATAGAAAGAAAAATAGATGTTTTATTACTTGAAGAGCCTGAAAATCATTTAAGCCACACTAATATGAAAAGACTTATTTCGAGAATTTCAAAATCAGCGCAAAGTCAAATTATCATTACAACACATAGTAGCTTAATTAGTAGTCGTTTAGATTTAAGAAAGGCAAAACTACTAAATAGTATTAGTGAAAATATTGGGACACTTTCTAATATATCGGAAGATACTGCAAAATTTTTTATTAAAGCACCAGATAGTAATATTTTAGAATTTATTCTATCCTCTAAAGTTATTTTAGTAGAGGGTGATGCTGAATATATGTTGTTTGAGACAATTTATAAAAGTATGGGGCGTAGTATTGAGAATGATAGCTTACATATTATTTCTGTTGATGGTCTTAGTTTTAAAAGGTACTTAGAGTTAGCTAGAATTCTGCAAATTAAAGTTGCTGTTATTAGGGATAATGATGGAAATTGGCAGAAAAACTGTATCGATAACTATAGAGAATACAATGATATAGATAATATTAAGATATTCTATGACGGAGACGAAATTAATAGAACCACTTTTGAAAAATGCATTTATCAAGATAATAAAGAACTTTGTGATGATATATTTAAAAATTTAAGGTCAAATACCCCTGAAGAGTTTATGCTTGCCAATAAAGCTGAATCTGCTTTTAGGATTGCTGATAAATGTGATGAGGAAAATATAACACTAAATGTACCTCAGTATATACAAGAGGCGATTAAATGGATAAACGAGTAA
- the ruvA gene encoding Holliday junction branch migration protein RuvA, which yields MISRLTGKLVEKTPPQVVVDVNGVAYEADVSMQTFYVLPPLNETVQLYTQLVVREDAHLLFGFATAGERATFRQLVKVSGIGAKTALGILSAMNTEELAQAVAREDIKRLSSAPGIGKKTAERMVLELRGKLMPEGVTDMPLNVGEEEAVDDIVSTLLALGYNEREAKAAVKGIPAGTDVGEGVRLALKNLLK from the coding sequence ATGATAAGCAGATTAACCGGCAAACTGGTTGAAAAGACCCCGCCACAGGTGGTTGTTGATGTGAATGGCGTAGCATACGAAGCAGATGTATCCATGCAAACTTTTTATGTGTTACCCCCTTTGAATGAAACCGTGCAGCTTTATACTCAGTTGGTGGTACGTGAAGATGCGCATTTATTATTTGGTTTTGCCACGGCCGGTGAGCGTGCCACATTTAGACAGTTGGTAAAAGTGAGCGGTATCGGTGCCAAAACGGCTTTGGGTATTTTATCGGCCATGAATACGGAAGAGCTTGCCCAGGCGGTTGCTCGGGAAGATATTAAACGGTTGTCGTCTGCTCCCGGTATTGGTAAAAAAACAGCTGAACGAATGGTTTTAGAGTTGCGTGGAAAGTTGATGCCGGAAGGTGTAACCGATATGCCGTTAAATGTTGGGGAAGAGGAGGCTGTCGATGATATTGTCAGTACCTTATTGGCACTGGGCTATAACGAACGGGAGGCTAAAGCAGCGGTTAAAGGTATTCCTGCGGGAACGGATGTTGGTGAAGGTGTTCGGCTGGCTTTAAAAAATCTATTGAAATAA
- a CDS encoding UvrD-helicase domain-containing protein: protein MDKRVIFAVAGSGKSKTIIDRVHEDSRILIFTYTELNTSQLKQRIIKKLGYIPEGVRVYTYFSFLYSFCYRPLCGYELKTRGIVFPKEPVSRGIKRYTREYYIDSNDLVYAHRIAKLLIDFEVMPEVISRVERYFDLICIDEVQDFAANDFNFLCELSKATIEIMLVGDFYQHTFDTSKDGNTRRNLHDDFEGYCKEFRKAGYQIDTFLLSKSYRCSPTICRFISNELHINIESHRSDEVNIKFLENADEIKNVFLDESIVKLFYQNSNKYKGNTQNWGKVKGVDCYDDVCVVLNKNTYEAYQNNELYNLKPPTLNKLYVACTRAKRNLYFIEEQKLRDYKI, encoded by the coding sequence ATGGATAAACGAGTAATTTTTGCTGTAGCAGGTTCAGGGAAGTCAAAAACTATTATAGATAGAGTTCACGAAGATAGTAGGATTTTAATTTTTACATATACTGAATTAAATACATCGCAATTAAAGCAAAGGATCATTAAAAAATTAGGTTATATTCCTGAAGGTGTTAGGGTCTATACTTACTTTTCATTTCTCTACTCTTTTTGTTATAGACCATTATGTGGCTATGAATTAAAAACTAGAGGTATTGTATTCCCTAAAGAACCTGTTTCAAGGGGTATAAAAAGATATACCCGTGAGTATTATATAGACAGTAATGACCTAGTATATGCTCACAGAATAGCTAAACTTTTAATTGATTTTGAAGTCATGCCCGAAGTAATCAGTAGAGTAGAGCGATATTTTGATTTGATTTGTATTGATGAAGTACAGGACTTTGCTGCAAATGATTTTAATTTTTTATGTGAATTGTCCAAAGCCACAATAGAAATAATGCTAGTTGGTGATTTTTATCAGCATACTTTTGATACTAGCAAAGATGGCAATACTAGACGTAATTTACATGATGATTTTGAAGGTTATTGTAAAGAATTTCGCAAAGCAGGTTATCAAATTGATACGTTTTTATTATCTAAGAGTTATAGATGTAGCCCTACAATTTGTCGCTTTATATCAAATGAATTACATATCAATATTGAGTCGCATAGAAGTGATGAAGTCAATATTAAATTTCTTGAAAATGCGGATGAAATCAAAAATGTTTTTTTAGATGAATCTATAGTTAAGCTGTTCTATCAGAATAGTAACAAATACAAAGGCAATACTCAGAATTGGGGGAAAGTAAAAGGTGTTGATTGCTATGATGATGTGTGTGTGGTCTTAAATAAAAACACTTATGAGGCTTATCAAAACAATGAGCTTTATAATTTGAAACCCCCTACACTAAATAAACTATATGTTGCTTGTACACGGGCAAAACGAAATTTGTATTTTATCGAAGAGCAAAAGTTGAGAGATTATAAAATATAA
- a CDS encoding ABC transporter ATP-binding protein: MNTPFIEMKNVAFAYGGRPVLNNINFTIEQGHFAAVMGGSGSGKTTLMRLITGQIHPQSGQILIEGRNIAEFNASELYEHRRRMGVLFQHGALFTDLSVFDNIAFPMRELTKLPEPVIRDLVILKLNAVGLRGVENLMPSELSGGMSRRVALARTIALDPEILIYDEPFTGLDPISLGVIAHLISRANKALRSTSIMVSHDIEQSLAIVDQVIFLAHGEIMFSGSPQEMRELDSPWVQQFVGGLPNGPVPFRYPASTDLKQDLLGTA; encoded by the coding sequence ATGAACACACCTTTTATCGAAATGAAAAACGTTGCTTTCGCCTATGGGGGAAGGCCCGTTCTCAATAATATCAACTTTACCATTGAGCAAGGTCATTTTGCCGCGGTAATGGGTGGTTCCGGTAGCGGTAAAACAACGCTGATGCGCCTGATAACCGGTCAAATCCATCCTCAAAGCGGGCAGATTCTGATTGAAGGTCGCAATATTGCCGAATTTAATGCAAGCGAATTATACGAACACCGCCGCCGTATGGGTGTATTGTTTCAACACGGCGCACTGTTTACCGATTTATCAGTATTCGACAACATCGCTTTCCCCATGCGCGAACTAACAAAACTACCTGAGCCTGTGATTCGTGACTTGGTTATTTTGAAACTAAATGCCGTCGGACTGCGCGGCGTAGAAAACCTCATGCCCTCCGAGCTTTCAGGCGGCATGTCCAGAAGAGTCGCATTGGCACGAACCATTGCACTGGATCCGGAAATCCTGATTTATGACGAACCATTTACCGGCCTTGATCCGATTTCGTTGGGTGTAATCGCACACTTAATCAGCCGTGCCAATAAAGCACTACGCTCTACCAGTATTATGGTGTCGCACGATATTGAGCAATCTTTAGCCATTGTTGATCAAGTTATTTTTCTAGCACATGGTGAAATTATGTTTTCGGGATCGCCACAGGAAATGCGCGAACTGGATTCACCTTGGGTACAACAATTTGTCGGCGGCCTGCCCAACGGCCCGGTACCGTTCCGTTATCCGGCAAGCACCGATTTAAAACAGGATTTATTAGGCACGGCATAA
- the bioH gene encoding pimeloyl-ACP methyl ester esterase BioH, producing the protein MQHSAKKVYLIHGWAANRHVFDDLIPRLPANWTIYTPNLPGHGDAPFDGSFDIAGIADELSEQINEPAYLLGWSLGGLISLYMAARYPEKIQALCITASFAKFQAAPDYPEGLSNPALAKMIDLFQQDYHKYMKQFLQLQFLYAKEQQSILEKVLPDIVKHGAPSAMQAALDTVAETDARPLLPDIDIPTLLIFGAKDSITPPRMGEYLQRHLPQSTLHTIEKAAHAPFLTQADEFASLITTFFEQN; encoded by the coding sequence ATGCAACATTCCGCCAAAAAAGTTTATCTGATACACGGCTGGGCGGCGAACCGCCACGTTTTCGATGATTTGATACCTCGCCTGCCCGCAAACTGGACTATCTACACCCCAAACCTACCGGGCCATGGCGACGCACCCTTTGACGGTTCTTTTGATATCGCCGGCATAGCCGACGAGCTTTCTGAACAAATCAATGAGCCTGCTTATCTGCTCGGGTGGTCACTCGGCGGCCTGATTTCCCTGTATATGGCCGCCCGTTATCCGGAAAAAATCCAAGCCTTATGTATCACAGCCAGCTTTGCCAAATTTCAAGCAGCGCCAGACTATCCGGAAGGCTTAAGCAATCCCGCCCTCGCTAAAATGATTGACTTGTTTCAACAAGACTATCACAAATATATGAAACAGTTTCTACAATTACAATTTTTATACGCAAAAGAACAACAATCTATTTTAGAAAAAGTCTTGCCCGATATTGTTAAACATGGTGCGCCCAGTGCCATGCAAGCCGCATTAGATACTGTAGCCGAAACCGATGCCCGTCCGTTATTACCTGATATTGACATTCCAACACTATTAATATTCGGTGCCAAAGACTCAATTACCCCACCACGCATGGGAGAATACCTGCAACGGCATTTACCTCAAAGTACACTTCATACTATTGAAAAAGCCGCACATGCGCCCTTTCTCACTCAAGCCGATGAATTTGCCTCACTAATCACAACATTTTTCGAACAAAATTAA
- a CDS encoding ComF family protein codes for MNFLSWLRETSGIKRCVLCHDYSVSDGLCLACTADLLELRTDPSGVCPICAGVSGSGVICGKCQKKPPSFERLWTSVYYMPPVSSMIYAFKHRADLSMLPPLAQVLLAHAPPWLDDIRIDAVLAVPLSKERRLFRGFNQSEGLADAVGKAYGWPVLPHQTVFRRHRTPQSLLKSTERHKNVKNIFVIEKQCVNNRKILLIDDVATTGATLEELSRTLKLAGADAVFCWSLSRPPMKK; via the coding sequence ATGAATTTTCTTTCGTGGTTGCGCGAAACATCAGGTATAAAACGATGTGTATTATGCCATGACTATTCCGTTTCAGACGGCCTGTGTTTAGCTTGTACTGCTGATTTACTTGAATTACGTACTGATCCTTCGGGCGTTTGTCCGATCTGTGCCGGCGTTAGTGGCAGCGGTGTAATATGTGGGAAGTGTCAAAAGAAGCCGCCTTCATTTGAGCGATTGTGGACATCGGTTTATTATATGCCGCCTGTTAGTAGTATGATTTACGCGTTTAAGCACCGGGCTGATTTGAGCATGCTGCCACCATTAGCACAGGTATTATTGGCGCATGCACCGCCTTGGTTGGATGATATTCGGATTGATGCTGTATTAGCGGTACCGTTGAGTAAAGAGAGACGGCTATTTCGTGGATTTAACCAAAGTGAAGGATTGGCTGATGCCGTGGGTAAAGCTTATGGTTGGCCGGTGTTGCCGCATCAGACGGTGTTCCGTCGACATCGTACGCCGCAGAGTCTGCTAAAAAGTACGGAGCGCCATAAAAATGTAAAAAATATTTTTGTCATAGAAAAACAATGTGTTAACAATCGTAAAATTTTACTTATTGACGATGTTGCCACAACAGGGGCAACTTTAGAAGAATTGTCCCGAACGCTAAAATTGGCGGGGGCTGACGCAGTTTTCTGTTGGTCGCTTTCGCGTCCGCCAATGAAAAAATAA